The DNA window ATAGACGGTGGCTGGAAAAATTCAATATTAGCACCAGGAATATTTTTAGCCTTTTCTTCAAGCTTTTCAATAATTTCCGCAGCAGATTCTTTACGATCTTCCCAACTTTTTAAATTGATCAAACAAGTTCCTGAATTCGACCCCGTACCCTCCGTAAGGATTTCATAACCTGCAAGAGAAGAAACTGACTGTACGCCATCAATATCCTCTGATTCTTTTAACAGTTCTTTTGCTATCTGATTCGTTCTCTCTAAAGTAGATCCTGGAGGTGTCTGAATAATTGCATAGATCATTCCCTGATCTTCACTTGGAATAAATCCTGAAGGAAGCGAATTACTTAGAAAGAAAGTACATAAACAAAAAGCCAATAACAGAGGTAATGTAAACATCTTTTTAGTCACTGTTTTATTCAGCAGCTTTTCATATTTCCCAGCACCCTTAGTAAATACACCATTGAATTTATCTAAAAATATTGTGATCAGATTTCTCTTTTTAGCTTTCCCGTGATTATTCTTTAATATTAAAGCACATAATGCGGGAGTCAATGTCAAGGCTACAATTCCTGAAAGGATAATTGCTGAAGCCATCGTGATCGAAAACTGACGGTAGAAAACACCAACCGGGCCAGACATAAAGGCAATAGGGATGAAAACGGATGCCATTACTAAAGTAATTGCGATAATTGCACCACTGATCTCATGCATTGCTTCTTCTGTTGCTTTTAGTGGAGAAAGTCCTTTCTCTTCCATTTTAGCATGGACAGCTTCAATTACTACAATTGCATCATCGACGACGACCCCGATCGCCATAACTAAAGCAAAGAGCGAGATCATATTTAATGTAATTCCAAAAGCGGACATTACAGCAAATGTTCCAACCAATGAAACAGGAACTGCTAAAGCTGGAATTAAAGTTGAACGCCAATCTCCTAAAAACAGGAATACCACAATTGCTACCAAAATAAATGCTTCGAATAAAGTATGCACGACCTTTTCAATAGAGGCATCCAGGAATCTTGAAACATCATAACTGATATCATAATGCATCCCTTTTGGAAAAGAGTTTTTCTGAAGGTCAGCCATCAAAGTTTTTACATTCTTAATAACGTCACTTGCATTTGAACCATAAGATTGTTTTACAGTAATCGCCGCAGAAGGTTTCCCATTTAATGTTGAATAAATATCATACATTGAACTACCAAACTCGATATCGGCAACATCTTTTAATCTTACAAATTCTCCAGCTGACTTAGCCTTTAGAATGATATTACCATAATCCTTTTCATTACTAAAACGACCAGGATATTTTAGGATATATTCGAATGATTGAGAACGTTTTCCGGAGCTCTCTCCTGTTTTACCTGGAGAGGCTTCTAAGCTTTGCTCATTTAAAGCTTCCATTACTTCATCTGCCGAAATATTGTAGGCTGTTAATCTGTCTGGTTTTAACCAAACACGCATTGCATATTCACGGGTTCCAAGAATATCTGCAAATCCAACTCCACTTACCCTTCTCAATTCAGACATTACATTAATATCTGCATAGTTGAACAGGAATTTCTGATCGGCCTTTGGATCATCACTGTATAAATTAATATACATCAACATGTTTGGTTCTTCACGGGTAATTTTCACCCCTTCACGAACTACCAGCGGAGGTAATTTATTAACCACCGAAGACACACGGTTTTGAACGTTTACAGCAGCAACATTGGGATCAGTACCCAAGTCAAATACAATTTGAATAGAGGCTTCACCGTCATTTCCGGCATCTGAAGTCATATACTTCATACCTGGAACACCATTTAAACCTCTTTCTAAAGGAATAACTACAGATTTAATTAACAGTTCATTGTTTGCTCCCGGATATTCCGCTGTAATATTTACTTTGGGTGGAGAGATGGAGGGAAACTGTGTCACGGGCAATTTTACCAATGACAGAACCCCCATAAATACGATAATCAATGAGATTACGATAGACAGAACAGGTCTGCGAATGAATTTCTTAAACATACAACTTCATTTTACGAGTAGACTACTCTGCTTTTAATTTCAATGATTGAATTACTTTTCTAGGGTCCTGGAATTTCACTTTTACTTTTTGATCATCTTTTACTTTTTGAACTCCTTCTAAAAGAAATTTATCTCCTTCCGAAAGTCCAGAAGCAACCACATAAAGATCTGGTAATTCGTAAGCTACTTTTATATTTTTAGATTTCAATACGCCATCTTTCCCTACCACAAATACATATTTCTGATCCTGAATTTCGTACGTTGCTTTTTGCGGAATAATTAGAGCATTTCTAAGGGGCAATGTCATTCTTACTTTTCCAGTTTCTCCATTTCTCAACAATTTATCTGGATTTGGAAACTTGGCACGGAAAGCAATATTTCCTGTCTCATTATCGAATTCCCCTTCAATGGTTTGGATCTCTCCTTTCTGAGGAAGCGCATCCCCATTTGCCATAATTAAAGTTACTTCTTTACTTCCCCTATCAGCAGCATGCATCTGATAGTTCAGGTATTCGGGTTCTGAAACATTAAAATAGGTATAGACATTGGTGTTATCAGACAAGCTTGTCAATAGATCACCTTCATCAATCAAGCTCCCTAACTTCAATGGAATTCTGTTGATAATACCAGAGTAAGGTGCTTTAATATCTGTAAATGATAAATGAATCTGAGCTAATTTCATTTCAGCATTGGCAGCATCTAGTTTAGCTTTTGCCATTGCTTTTTCATTCTTTGAAACAATATTATTATTAGCTAATGTACTGGCATTTCTCAGCTCAATATTAGCTTGCTCTACTTCAGCTTTAGATTTCATTAATTCAGCCTGATATAGCTGAGGCATAATTCGGAACAAGGTCTGTCCTGCGTGAACATACTGACCTTCATCTACATAAATCTTTTCAAGAAATCCTTTTTCCTGTGCGCGGATCTCAATGTTTTTTACGGATTGAATCTGAGTAACATAATCCTTATTAATTACTGTATCCATCTTTACCGGAGACGTAATTGGATATGTTGTGACTTCTTCTTTTTCTTCCTTCTTCTTATTGCAACTAGCAAATAACAAGAGGGTGCTTAGCGCTATGCCTGAGGCAGCTCTTTTCATAATTTTGAAATTATATAAATCGTTAATGTTTAATAGAATAGAATGGTAATAAAGATTAAACGTTATGATGATTACCAGCAAACACAACGCAGGAGTATTCCGCTCTGATAGGAGAGCAGAAAATAAATCAAAAAATGAATTTTATATTCTAATAGAACGTATCAGAATGAATTTTTTTACGGAGGAATAATTAGAAATAAAACCTTGTATAGCAGGTTTTAGCCGTTTGTAATTAAACAATCCAAAGAAGTATACTAAACTACAGACACTTACGAAAAGTACCACATTTTGCACGGTATCCGAAAATTGGAAATCATCTTCAATCAATTCCAAAGAATTATTTCCGACATTATCCGGCGCTTGCTGAATAGATAATTTCTCGTAGGTCTGATTTAAGCGATTTGCCTTTTTTGGTAAGTGGTGAGAAGTATGATCAGGAAAATGATTTTGTAATGTTTTGACATTGATCTTACTTTCCACTATAAAAAGCAGAAATAAGCTTGTCAAAAAGTATACAATATAGGTTCTCATTTTGAAGTGGCAAAGGTAAGCTTAGATTTGAATATTATTATACAGATTAACAAAATTTAACTCACCTTGAAAAATTCTGAATCCAAATTATTACAAAAATATAAAACTAAAGATTTAAGATTTAAAAAGACTTTACACCTTCTTCAGGCCATTTATGAATCAAAAAAACAGCATAAAAAAAATTCTTAAATAAAAAAAATATAGTTAAAAAAACAAAAATAGGTTTTTTGAAACCAACATATTTACCCACAATATATATGAATATTTATTTAATTTATTAAAAATTAACAAATATCCCGTAAAAAAATTGTAATTTTACACATTATAAACATCTAACCAATGAAAAACCAAATCACTTATAATTATGAAAAAAATATTTTATCCCATCATTATTGTTCTGGCTGTTGTATCAGTAACAGCGTGTAAAAGTTCGGCAAAAGATGAACCCGAAATTACAGCAACCCATCCTGTGGAAACGGATGAAATAACCAAAGATGTTTTTACAGACAGCTATGGAGACAAAATAGAAGTTGCTATTAATAATACAGAAAATACGGTAGTTGTTCATTTGAACGGTAAATCTTATGAGCTTAAGAAAAACAAAGATTTACCAGATTATACTGCATCCAATTCAGAATACCAATACTCAAATATCAGAGGCAATATCACTTTCCTGAAAAGAAATGTTGACATGGTTTTATTTCATCATAAGCAAGACAAAAAAGACTCTGGATCCAGCAAAATGGCTTCTTACTAATTAACCTTAAATCTTAGGTGTTTAAATAAAAACAATAACTATGAAAAAATTACATTATTACTTATTGACACTTTTTACATTTGCCCTTATTGTAGGTTGTACAAGTAAGACCGTACAACAAAGCAATAATGACATTACTGGAAAAACATGGAAACTAACGGAAATTAACGGGCAACCCATAAAGCTTAAAAACCCAAAGAACAACCCATATTTCTCATTAAATACAACTGACATGAGATATGAAGGGAATGCCGGATGTAATGGAGTAGGTGGCTCTTTTGAAATCAAACAGGACATAATGCGTATAAAATTCAATCAAGGAATGTCTACTATGATGGCCTGTGAAGATTTAGAAACTGAGCAGCTTTTTACCAAAGCATTACTTGCAACAGATAATTATTCTGTAAATGGAAATACCTTAACACTTAATAAGGCTAAAATGGCTCCACTGGCAAAGTTTGTTCTACAAAAATAAAATTAATATTTTGAATAATAAAGGCGCTTTACCTGAGGTAAAGCGCCTTTAATTTTATTTTTTATAAATCATATAACATATCAAAAGAGAAATATTCATGAGCACAGCAAAAGCATTGGATAAAATAATTGGAAGCTCATTCTTTAATATGCCATACCATACCCATAAAGAAAGACCAGATATAAGTACCAAAAGCATAATCCAGGAAATATCCTCAACATTTTTCTCTTTCAAAACCTTTAAAAGCTGAGGTACCATTGATATAGAGGTAAGTATACCTGCTACAATTCCAAGAATATTTACATTCATTTTGTTTAGATCTATCAGTTTGAAGATAGGAAATTAGATCAAATTGTTTAGATAAATTTTAAAATATTTAGCATTAGTTTTATTTAAAACGGGACAGGGAAACTTCATCTGGTAAAGAAACCTCCTCTTCAATAAACTGATACAGCCTTTTAGAAAAATAACATCCATTCAAAATTCCTCTCGCACCCAACCCATTGAAAACATACAAATTCTGATGCTCCGAATGTCTTCCTACAATAGGTCTTCTATCCTTTACAGTAGGCCTGAACCCAAAGTTAACTTCACGTACTTCAAAATCATTTGGATACAATTCAGACAGCGCCTTTATCAACTGTTCCACCGCAGAATCATCGATGTGATGATGGAGTTGCTCTCTGTCATAGGTTCCACCATAAAAATGGAGACCATTATTTACTGGAAATAGAAAATGTTTCTTTTTAATCGTAACATCTTTTTGAATAGCTTCAGAAAGTTTGACTTTTATGTGATGTCCTTTATTTGGAATTACAGCAATATCAGAAAAAAAAGGGTTGTCTTTCACTCCCATTCCTTCGCAAAAAATAACATGCTTAAAGGAGATATCTTTATATATATTATCAGATGTATTTAACTGATTATAATCGAATTTTTCTTTTACCAGTTGTTCATTTCTCTCAAAATATTTGAAAAAATCACTAAAAAATCCATCCACATCTAGTCTTGCAGACTGATTTACTTTCCCCGTGGAGAAAGGATTATTAACCCCATCCAAATGTTGAAATTCTTTATTTAAGAATTCAGAAAGATCTTCATTATCTGATTTCTTTAACCAGAGGCTCTGCTCATTTTCGTCATGGAAAATCCGATGAATAGGATTGGTAATTAAATAGTTCTTTTTGGTATATGATTCAATTTCCAAAAGACTATCCTTCAGAAAGTCTATCTGCTGTTGAGCAAGCCAGAAGGTCGTGAATTTTTTTAGAACTACAGGATTAATAATTCCTGCAGAAACTTGTGAAGCGCTTTTCCTTCCTTCAGAAAAAATAATAAAAGATTTATTATTCTTAATTAGCTGATGGGCAAAAAATAGTCCCGCATATCCATCTCCTACAATAATATAGTCTATATTTTTCATAATAAAAAAACCTGAGTAAAAGTACTCAGGTTTTGTATAAATATCAAGTGAAATCTAATAATTCCACATATCATTTTCCATATCTAGAATCTGACCTTTAATTCTGTCACTTTCTTCTAATTGCTCATCAGCATTCTTAGGAATGTAATCTTTGATTACACCATCTCCTAAACCTCCTGAAGATTTGTAGATAATTGACGAGAATCTTCTTGCATTGATAATATCATCAAAAGATAAATCAGCTGACGAATTTTTTCTGTTATACACAAAATTATTCGCTAATATCTCTCTTGCACTTGGATAATAGATCCAGAATAGATCAATCAACTCATCATTACTGGCAAGCGGTTTACCATCTGGTCCGATAACACCTTGAACAGCTGGATCTGGTCCCATTGCAGCAATACCAAGAGGTCTGTATTTCATTTGACCATCTCTTTTGTCAATAAACCACATACCCATAATCTTTAATACTTTCACCTTTTCAGTTGTTGTTTTAAAGACATCAGTGTACTCCTTCTTCTCCTGCTCAGTTAATGCTCTTCCAGAATTTAAAATATCAATAGCAGCATCAGCAACTCTTACACTTTCTAATCTCTTTTGAATTCCTTCAGGAGTTAGCTTAGTTACAAAATTCTCATCATCATATACTTCCTGAATTTTACCACTTGTAGCTGCATCCAATAATAACTGATACAAAGATCTTGTTTGAGTAGCAAGTAGACCATCAGGATTATCATAGTATAATGGCTGATTAATCTTATCATTCATATCAATAATCTCCCAAACAAACATACTCTTTAAGATATCTTTATCTTCTACAAAACCATATTCCAAAGGCTTTACAGTTTTATCGACAATCGTATCTCCAACTTTTTGTTTATTTTCAGCTCTCATTTGTCTGAACTCTTCCGGAGAAGATGCATTCAGAATAGTCTGGGAAAAAGCAAACCCCGAAACTACTACTAAAAAAGTGCTTATATATTTTTTCATAATATTATTTTAACTTATTAAAATTACTGAACATTGATTACAACAGGAGAGATATTTCTCAATGTCTGGTTTCCTAAACCTGTAGCAGTTGCTTTAATATCAAAGATATAAACTACATCTCCTGCTCTCACGTTTTTAACTAATCCAGCAGCTTCATCAAGGCTATTACCTTTGATCAATAGTGCCGCTCTACCTGGTACTTTTACCATAAACTGGTTAACAGTAAACGAAACCGGGAAGTCGAAATCAGGTAATGCTGCCTGTACCATTTGATTTGGAATTGAAGTAGCTGGAATATTCAATACCGTTTGGCCTCTCATTTGACCTTGCGGATTAGGAACATTTTTAATTCTATATTCAAATACCTGAGAAACTGTTTTACCATAAGGATCAGTTCCCGACAATGTCAATTTAATAGTATTTCCAGTAGAAGGAGTAATATTCCATTTTCCAGGACCAGTTCCTTTTACAACAGCACCAGGAGCAGATAATGATAATTTAGAATTATCAGCACCTAAGATAGATCCCGATACAGGATTCTCCAATCCTCTATACATTACATTCATCTTATCTGCTGAAAGTAACAATCCTTTTTCTAGTTTTACTTCTCTTGGTCCGGCAATTACATTATAAGTATGCGTCCAAGGGAAACTTTGAGGCTTACCAGAAGCATCTGTTAATGTAATATTACCACTTAAAGTATGTTCGCCAATACCTGATCCAGAAATTGGGATAATCCCTTTTCCATTCTCAAGTTTGCTTACTCCTGTAATATTGATCTTATTACTTGTTGAATAAGTTCCTAACATAACTTTAACTTCTGCCTGCTTACCAGACTGGATATCAACCGGTCCAGAAACAATTGGCTCATAGCTGCTAAATTTAATGCTAGCATCTACTTTTTCTTGAAGTAATAATGCCAATGCATCAGATTGTACGTTTCTAGCATCATTCTGGATAATCTCTAAATTAGAGATCGCAGCAATAAGTGGCTGATGATAAAATTTATTCTGAAACCAAGTCTTCTCATTTGGTGATTTTCCTTTTGGATATTCAGCAATAAGAGATTTGTTAGCTCTTTCAACTAAGTCTTTTAACTGCGCATTGTTTCCAAAAGTAGCATTAATGTAATTTCTTACATCATCTATTTTACTTTTTAGTTCCAATGCTCCTTTCGAAGGTGAGTTTTCATCTCCATCAGCAAAGAAATAATGTGTTGTTGCATCATTATTGTTAAGTGCAGCAAAATTTTCGCTTACATCAACATCTTTCTTTGTTTCAGGATCTTTATCATGAAAGTCTGATTCCTTGTTAAGGGTATTTTTAATACCTTGAGCTGCAACAACCAATGCATCAATCTTTCCTTTTAAAACTTTATATTGTTCCCAAGGTTGTTGATAGGTATCTGGTACCTGCTGAGCTTTAGCTTCTAATGTTTTTTCAAAAATTTTCTCATTCTTTTTCTCCGTTAAAGTTCTTGTTTCATTAAGAGCTTTTGTAGAGTCATAATATGATCTGATGATTTCCGCATCAATATTTAGGGCCATCATAGCGATGAACACCAAATACATAAGGTTGATCATCTTCTGACGTGGAGTCTGTTTTCCTTGTGCCATTCTTTTTCTTTGTTTTGGATTAAAATTTAAATTTAAAAATGGTTAGGAAATTATGACTTCATAGCGGTTAGCATACCACCATAAACTCTATTTAAATTATTTAAGTTAGATGTTAAACCTTGTAACTCCTGATTGAATTTTTCTGAATGCTCAGCAGACTTCTGCATATCTGCTACATATTTGTTAGCAAATTCTGATTGTCTTTTACCATTCTCCAACTGCATTGTATATAAAGCATTCATGCTTTCCATGTGTTGAGCTGCTTTATTTAGTTGGTCGTTATATTTGTGAGTAGAAGCAGAAACGTCTACTGTTTGGTTGATTTGATCAACAGAGTTTGAAAATTTATCAATTCCTGTTCTTAATCTATCGAATAATTGAACATCTAATTTAGCATCTTGCAACATCTTATCCAATTTCGAAGAAAGTGAATTTTCTAGTTCTGCAAATTGAGCTGCAGCATTATTTCTAGAAGATACATTAGAGTGAAGCGGATTTGGGTTTGCATGTTTATCTAATAATTCAGGATATACATTTTCCCAAGCATAAGACTCCTCAGACTTTGGAGGGTCAAAAGCGAAAATAATGAAGATGATAGCTTCAGTAATAAGCCCTACAGTAAGAGCAACGTTACCACTGATTGGCCCCAAGTTAATGTGAGTAATCTTAAGCCAAGCTCCAAGAATTACAATTGCAGCACCGAATGAATAAAAGAAATTCATCCAAGCATCTTTAGTCTTAAACATATAAGTTAGTTTTTTTTAATGATTAAAAATAAATTGTATTGAAAAATAATTGTTTGATCTGATTATCTGTTAACTCTTCTTGGTTTAACAGCAGCCTCAGGAATATCCTGTACAGTTCTGAATCCAATATAACTTCTAGCCGAATCTTTTCTTTCCCAATCTCTTGCACCAGTCATAAGCATTGCACCTATATCTTTCCAAGAACCTCCTCTTACAGATTTTTTAGAATCTGTTTTATCTTTAGTTGAAGGATTTAAAGTTGAAGAAAATCCGTATGAAGAATTGTTATAAGAAGATTCTGTCCATTCAGAAACGTTTCCAGCCATATCAAATAACCCAAATCCATTTTTCTTAAATTTCTTTACTGGAGCTGAATATGTATAAGTCCCTTTCTTATCATCTTCCATATAATTACCTCGTTTAGGTTTAAAGTTTGCCAAGTAGCAACCTCTGTCATCCATTAAATATGGACCTCCCCAAGGATATGTAGCATTTTGCATACCGCCTCTTGCTGCATATTCCCATTCGATCTCTGTAGGTAAACGGAATTGTAATGGTCTTTGTTTTCTTCTTTTCAAGCTTTCATTGTAATCTGTTTTCAATTTAGATCTGAAGTTACAATAAGCTCTTGCCTGATCCCAAGTTACCCCAACAACTGGATAATCTTTATAAGCTTTGTGCCAGAAATACTGTTCAAATAAGGGCTCGTTATATGCAAAGTGAAAATCTTTTACCCAAACTGTAGTATCCGGATAGATCGCGATGCTTTTACTTTTAAGGTAGTTTACTCCTCTTTCGTTGTCAGCAAGTGCAGCATCCATGTCTCCCCACTGATAATTATATTTTAATTTACTAACATCTAGGATTCTTTCATTCCCCATTCTAGAAGAAGCTGGCAAATACAAAGATTCTAGAACTTCCGCATATTCAACATCAGGATATTTTGTAGTATTCCAATGTAATGGGATTTTCCAATCTAATTTTTTACTTGCATCGTAACTACCGTCATCTCTTCCTCCCTGTCCTTCTAAATATTCTTGATAAGGAGTTAGGTTCTCTTCTTTTTTAGCAAGGTATGCATAATCTCCTATGCTTGCACCTCTGCCTCCGCCTTCGCCACCTTCTCCAGCAGCTTCAGCAAGTAGAGTTCTAGCAATAGAGTCTCTTACATAATTAATGAATACTCTGTATTCTGCATTAGTAGTTTCTGCTTCATCCATAAAGAAAGACGAAACGGTTACTGTTTTTAATGCTGATTTTTCAGGGGTATGTGTAATATCCTGATCAGCTAAACCTGCAATAAAAGATCCTGCAGGAATCGCAACCATACCGTATGGTCTTTCAGCAACAAATGATTTAGTTTTTTCTCTTGGTATCAACTCTCCTTTTGTTCCTGGCTTCCCTACAGAAGAGCTACCACCACCTGAACAAGATACCGACGCTACTGACGCAGACAATAATAATAGAAATATCCTTTTCATGTTAATTTTTATAATTAAGCCGTAAATATATAATTTTTTTAAGAAACTTTTAAGATTTTTTTTGAAATAACGCTAGAAATCTAAATTTATTTTATTTCCTAGTATTTTTATTCTACAGTTACCGACTTAGCGAGGTTTCTAGGCTGATCTACATTGGCTCCTCTATATACTGCAATGTAATAAGCTAAGAGTTGTAAAGGCACCGATGCAACGATCGGAGAAAAGCATTCAGACGTCTCAGGAATCTCAATAACATAGTCTGCCATTTCACTTACCTGTTTGTCTCCTCTATTAACAACAGCAATCACTTTCCCTTTTCTAGCCTTTATTTCCTGAACATTACTTACAATCTTATCATAGTGCCCCTTTTTAGGAGCAATAATAACGATTGGCATATTTTCATCAATTAAAGCAATTGGGCCATGCTTCATTTCTGCAGCAGGATACCCTTCTGCATGGATATAGGAAATTTCCTTCAATTTTAAAGCACCTTCTAAGGCTGCAGGGTAATTGTACCCTCTACCTAGATATAAGAAATTCTGAACTCCAACGAAATCTTTAGCTATGCTCTGTGTTAATTCATGTGTAGAATTCAAGACATCTTCTATTTTCTTTGGAATGGCATCCAATTCTGAAATAAGGCTCATGAATTCGGCATTTCCAAGGTTACCGTTATGTTTACCTAGTTTAAATGCTATCAACGTTAGAATCGTAAGCTGAGCTGTAAAAGCTTTTGTTGAAGCTACTCCAATCTCAGGTCCAGCATGTGTATATGAGCCGGCATCCGTAATTCTTGCAATAGATGAATCTACCACATTACATATACCATATATAAATGCTCCTTTTTCTTTAGCTAATTTTAAAGCAGCCATTGTATCAGCTGTTTCTCCAGACTGAGAAATTGCAATTACAACATCTTTATCCGTAATAATAGGATTTCTATATCTGAACTCTGATGCATATTCTACTTCAACAGGTATTCTTGCATATTCTTCTATAAGATATTCACCTATAAGACCAGCATGCCAAGAAGTTCCACAGGCAATTATAATTATTCTGTTGGCATTCTTAAATTTTTCAACATGATCCCAGATCCCTGCCATTTTTATTACGCCCTCATCTACAAGTAACCTTCCTCTCATTGTATCGTGAATGGACTTAGGCTGTTCGAAAATTTCCTTAAGCATGAAGTGCTCATATCCCCCCTTCTCTATCTGCTCTAAGTTCAATTTCAATTGTTGAATTTCAGGTTCTATTTTAGAATTCTCTTTGATCGTTCTAATGTCAACCCCTCCTTCTAAGGAAATTGTTGCCATATGCCCCTCTTCTAGGTAGATCGCTTCTTTCGTAAATTCTACAAAAGGAGATGCATCAGAAGCAATAAAGTACTCTTTATCACCAATTCCAATAGCTAAAGGAGAACCTAATCTACCAACTACTAAAACGCCAGGATAATCTTCATGCATAACCGTAATAGCATAAGCTCCATATACTTCATTCAAAGCATACCTTACAGCCGTTGGAAAATCTATTCCAGCATTTATATCCATAAAATACTGAATAAGATTTACTAATACCTCAGTATCTGTTTCAGACCTGAAGGTAAATCCCTTTTCAGTAAGCATCTTTTTAATGGTATCATAGTTTTCAATGATTCCATTATGGATAATAGCAATTTTGTTATTATTAGATAAATGCGGGTGAGAATTTCTATCACTTGGAACTCCGTGAGTTGCCCAACGGGTGTGCCCCATCCCCATTTTTGCAGTACCTTTTAGTTGACTCGAAATATTGACAAGATCATCAACTTTTCCTTTTGTCTTTTCAACTTCAAATGAATTATTCTCTTTTTCCAGAACAATTCCTGCACTGTCATATCCTCTGTATTCTAGTCTTCTAAGACCATTTATAACTACATCGTAAGCATCTTGAAAGCCTGTGTATCCAACTATTCCGCACATAATTTATTTGGTGTATTTTTAAAATTTTACTTTGTCGCGTATGTAATTTTTAACTGCATTTTTTTAGCATTGCTAATATCAGATCCTACTAATACAGCTCTATCCACTGTGTATGCTCTTGATGTGTATTTAGCTCCTGCTAAACCTGAATTATCTGACTTAGATAGGAAACCACCAATATCAATTCTAAAAGATTTATAGGTATTAACTGATGTTCCTTCAACTAGATCTTTTACTGATTTTGTAACAACAAAGTCATAGTAAGCTGGATTTTTATCTAAATCATAGGCTTTATATATACTAAAATTCGGAGTACCTGCTAGGGTAAGCACATCACTGGTAAAGTCTGTTTTTATTGGATCGGTTGCTTTTTCTTTATCATTTTGTAAGAAAGTAAACAACACTGGTTTCTTATAATTATTACTCCACGTTGAAGCATCAGTGTAGATTCTTATCTTAGCACTAATAATAGCAGCTTTATTTTTTTGATATAATGTTTTAAGATCATTGATTGCCGCATCAGGAATTTTCACTCCAATAGAAGGACCACCCATTCCCTGAGCAAATAATTTTGCATCACCTGTTTCAGTATTTCCAATTACTGCATTACCTAATGCAGATCCTACTCTGTTATATTCATATTGACCAACATGAGTATTACCAGCTCCTAAAGCAAATGCATAAGTCGCGGGTGTCTTAGTGGTTGTCCCATTTTCAGTCTTATCATATTTGTAATACATGATTAACTCCATATCATTAGGAGAAAACTGGAATAAATATCCATCACTCTCCTGAACAGAGATTCTAAGACCTCTGAAATGTCTTATAAAG is part of the Chryseobacterium paludis genome and encodes:
- a CDS encoding efflux RND transporter periplasmic adaptor subunit — protein: MKRAASGIALSTLLLFASCNKKKEEKEEVTTYPITSPVKMDTVINKDYVTQIQSVKNIEIRAQEKGFLEKIYVDEGQYVHAGQTLFRIMPQLYQAELMKSKAEVEQANIELRNASTLANNNIVSKNEKAMAKAKLDAANAEMKLAQIHLSFTDIKAPYSGIINRIPLKLGSLIDEGDLLTSLSDNTNVYTYFNVSEPEYLNYQMHAADRGSKEVTLIMANGDALPQKGEIQTIEGEFDNETGNIAFRAKFPNPDKLLRNGETGKVRMTLPLRNALIIPQKATYEIQDQKYVFVVGKDGVLKSKNIKVAYELPDLYVVASGLSEGDKFLLEGVQKVKDDQKVKVKFQDPRKVIQSLKLKAE
- a CDS encoding SemiSWEET transporter — encoded protein: MNVNILGIVAGILTSISMVPQLLKVLKEKNVEDISWIMLLVLISGLSLWVWYGILKNELPIILSNAFAVLMNISLLICYMIYKK
- a CDS encoding efflux RND transporter permease subunit, with protein sequence MFKKFIRRPVLSIVISLIIVFMGVLSLVKLPVTQFPSISPPKVNITAEYPGANNELLIKSVVIPLERGLNGVPGMKYMTSDAGNDGEASIQIVFDLGTDPNVAAVNVQNRVSSVVNKLPPLVVREGVKITREEPNMLMYINLYSDDPKADQKFLFNYADINVMSELRRVSGVGFADILGTREYAMRVWLKPDRLTAYNISADEVMEALNEQSLEASPGKTGESSGKRSQSFEYILKYPGRFSNEKDYGNIILKAKSAGEFVRLKDVADIEFGSSMYDIYSTLNGKPSAAITVKQSYGSNASDVIKNVKTLMADLQKNSFPKGMHYDISYDVSRFLDASIEKVVHTLFEAFILVAIVVFLFLGDWRSTLIPALAVPVSLVGTFAVMSAFGITLNMISLFALVMAIGVVVDDAIVVIEAVHAKMEEKGLSPLKATEEAMHEISGAIIAITLVMASVFIPIAFMSGPVGVFYRQFSITMASAIILSGIVALTLTPALCALILKNNHGKAKKRNLITIFLDKFNGVFTKGAGKYEKLLNKTVTKKMFTLPLLLAFCLCTFFLSNSLPSGFIPSEDQGMIYAIIQTPPGSTLERTNQIAKELLKESEDIDGVQSVSSLAGYEILTEGTGSNSGTCLINLKSWEDRKESAAEIIEKLEEKAKNIPGANIEFFQPPSIPGYGAAGGFELRLLDKAGSGDYHKMEQVSNDFVRELKKRPELGSAFTFYSASFPQYMLKVDNDLAEQKGVTIASAMDNLSTLIGSNYETSFIRFDRPYKVIVQAGPQYRALPSDLLKLYVKNDKEQMVPYSDFMRLEKVYGLSEITRHNMYNSSEVSGTPAPGYSSGQAIKAIQEVADKTLPRGFGIDWAGISKDEVSRGNEAVFIFLVCLGFVYLILSAQYESFILPLPVILSLPTGIFGAFLCLKLLGLENNIYAQVAMVMLIGLLGKNAVLIVEFAVQKKAEEGIPVMKAAIEGATIRFRPILMTSFAFIAGLIPLVMATGPGAVGNRTIGTAAAGGMLIGTIFGLMIIPGLYYIFGTIAEKSRLARYEEENPLTEQTEPYEHDGKFED
- a CDS encoding META domain-containing protein; protein product: MKKLHYYLLTLFTFALIVGCTSKTVQQSNNDITGKTWKLTEINGQPIKLKNPKNNPYFSLNTTDMRYEGNAGCNGVGGSFEIKQDIMRIKFNQGMSTMMACEDLETEQLFTKALLATDNYSVNGNTLTLNKAKMAPLAKFVLQK